The Candidatus Zixiibacteriota bacterium genome includes a window with the following:
- a CDS encoding sodium:alanine symporter family protein, which produces MQTINHLLSTAANWIWGEPYFAMLLLGTGIFLTIRLGAIQIRGFAHGLAIVSGKYDDPAHQGQLTHFQALCAALSATIGIGNISGVAIALYFGGPGAIFWMWISALFGMALKYTSCTLAIKFRKIDPDGNVRGGPMYFIELGMSKSLRPLAYMFAVCTAFAAFGCGNMAQSNTIAHSIIEAFGIGSGSETIVRIIIGLILAGLVALVIIGGIKRIGSVASYLVPFMSVAYVGSALIVLAINYDRLIPCLQSIFFFAFNPTAAAGGFAGAGVWFTIQHGLRRGLFSNESGLGSAPMAHSTAKVEEPVREGLVAMLGPFIDTIVICTMTALVILSTGQWGLDPNTQGVSLTMAGFQNSLGEFGRWMVVLAVLLFGYSTSLSWSYYGEKGIEYVLGTGAKRYYRWIYVLFIFLGAVLKIQAVWDFSDMANGLMAFPNLVALIGLSGVMAAMTRKYMDEKARGLHKPFR; this is translated from the coding sequence ATGCAAACGATCAATCACCTTCTGAGTACGGCAGCCAACTGGATCTGGGGTGAACCATATTTTGCAATGCTCCTGCTGGGGACGGGGATATTTCTTACTATCAGGTTGGGCGCCATACAGATAAGAGGATTTGCCCACGGTTTAGCCATAGTCAGCGGGAAATATGACGACCCGGCCCATCAAGGGCAGTTGACTCATTTCCAGGCGCTTTGCGCTGCTCTTTCGGCCACAATCGGTATCGGCAACATCAGTGGTGTGGCCATTGCCCTTTATTTTGGGGGACCTGGGGCGATTTTCTGGATGTGGATATCGGCTCTGTTCGGTATGGCTCTGAAATACACCTCGTGTACGCTGGCCATCAAATTTCGCAAGATCGATCCCGACGGCAACGTACGCGGCGGTCCGATGTATTTCATCGAACTTGGCATGAGTAAATCACTCCGGCCCCTGGCTTATATGTTTGCCGTATGTACGGCCTTTGCTGCATTCGGATGCGGCAACATGGCCCAGTCCAATACCATTGCTCATTCGATCATAGAAGCATTCGGGATTGGCTCGGGATCAGAGACAATTGTTCGCATCATTATCGGTCTCATCCTGGCCGGTCTGGTAGCGCTGGTGATTATCGGCGGGATCAAACGAATTGGAAGCGTTGCTTCCTACCTGGTCCCATTCATGTCGGTTGCTTATGTCGGTTCCGCTCTGATCGTGCTGGCTATCAATTACGATCGGCTCATCCCCTGTCTGCAATCGATATTCTTTTTCGCTTTCAATCCGACTGCCGCGGCAGGAGGTTTTGCCGGAGCCGGTGTCTGGTTTACGATACAGCACGGGCTTAGGCGCGGCCTGTTCTCGAATGAATCGGGGCTCGGTTCCGCTCCCATGGCGCACTCTACCGCCAAAGTCGAGGAACCGGTACGCGAGGGACTCGTGGCTATGCTGGGGCCGTTTATCGACACTATCGTTATTTGTACCATGACTGCCCTGGTGATTCTTTCTACCGGTCAATGGGGGCTTGATCCCAACACCCAGGGTGTTTCTCTGACCATGGCGGGATTCCAGAATTCACTCGGTGAATTCGGCCGCTGGATGGTTGTCCTGGCGGTTTTGCTATTCGGTTATTCTACTTCATTAAGCTGGTCATATTACGGAGAGAAGGGAATCGAATACGTTTTGGGCACAGGCGCCAAACGGTACTACCGTTGGATTTACGTGTTGTTCATTTTCCTCGGGGCGGTGCTTAAGATCCAGGCGGTTTGGGATTTCTCAGATATGGCCAACGGCCTGATGGCTTTCCCGAACCTGGTTGCCCTGATAGGATTATCAGGCGTAATGGCCGCTATGACCAGGAAATACATGGACGAAAAAGCCCGGGGGCTGCATAAGCCGTTCCGTTGA
- a CDS encoding DNA-deoxyinosine glycosylase, which yields MIDRRTRLLILGSLPSDESIRKQEYYGNKQNRFWYLIGTAIGREIHHISYEVKIETLLERGIGLWDIYARGQRQGSADSSIKTSTLNDFTVLKDRCPQLQVVCFNGLKAASQRKTIEEMGYRTLTLLSSSSANAGRDRQRLRQWRSLALFLR from the coding sequence GTGATCGACAGGCGCACCCGGTTGCTTATTCTCGGGTCGCTCCCATCGGATGAGTCGATCCGAAAACAGGAATACTACGGCAATAAACAAAATCGTTTCTGGTATCTGATCGGAACGGCAATCGGTCGCGAAATTCATCATATCTCTTATGAGGTAAAAATCGAGACACTGCTAGAACGCGGTATCGGTTTGTGGGATATCTACGCTCGGGGGCAACGTCAGGGTTCCGCCGACAGCAGCATCAAAACTTCGACGCTGAACGATTTCACCGTTCTCAAGGACCGTTGTCCACAATTACAAGTGGTCTGTTTCAACGGCCTCAAAGCCGCCTCCCAACGAAAAACGATTGAAGAGATGGGATATCGAACGCTTACACTGCTCTCCTCGAGCAGCGCCAATGCCGGGCGTGACCGTCAACGCCTGCGACAATGGCGCAGTCTTGCCTTGTTTCTGCGCTGA
- a CDS encoding SDR family oxidoreductase: MRYLVTGGAGFIGSNLATKLAEMGEQVRILDNFSSGRSENIAALPDSVDVMEGDIRDYWTVVQAVREIDYVLHQAALPSVPRSVKNPLTSNAVNIDGTLNLLQAARDAGVKKFVMASSSSVYGESEELPKHEAMVPSPLSPYAVTKITNEYYLKVFWQLYNFPTVALRYFNIFGPRQDPGSEYAAVVPKFITAFLTGKQPTVFGDGEQSRDFTYIDNAVQANILAATNNAICGDHFNVACGGQFTLNDLLDQLRKIIGVDTPANYAEERQGDIKHSFASIDKLKAFGYKPTVDFAEGLKKTVAWFKTQSVTDPAGKPA, from the coding sequence ATGAGGTATCTCGTTACCGGCGGCGCCGGATTCATCGGGTCCAACCTGGCCACGAAACTCGCGGAAATGGGCGAACAGGTGCGGATTTTAGATAATTTCTCATCGGGTCGGTCCGAGAATATCGCTGCTCTGCCGGATTCCGTGGACGTAATGGAAGGAGATATTCGCGACTATTGGACCGTGGTCCAGGCTGTTCGTGAAATCGACTACGTGTTGCATCAGGCCGCTCTGCCTTCGGTGCCACGTTCGGTCAAGAATCCGCTGACCTCGAATGCGGTCAATATCGACGGCACTCTGAACCTGCTTCAGGCCGCCCGCGACGCCGGGGTAAAGAAGTTCGTCATGGCCTCCTCTTCATCGGTTTACGGTGAATCCGAAGAACTCCCGAAACATGAAGCGATGGTCCCCAGTCCGCTTTCTCCTTATGCCGTTACCAAGATTACCAACGAGTATTATCTCAAAGTTTTCTGGCAGCTTTATAACTTCCCGACCGTTGCGTTGCGCTATTTTAACATTTTCGGTCCGCGTCAGGACCCCGGCAGTGAATACGCCGCGGTGGTGCCGAAGTTTATTACCGCCTTTTTGACCGGCAAACAACCAACCGTTTTCGGTGACGGTGAACAGTCGCGCGATTTCACGTATATCGACAACGCCGTCCAGGCCAATATCCTCGCAGCCACCAACAATGCTATCTGCGGCGATCATTTCAATGTCGCCTGTGGCGGGCAGTTCACACTCAACGATCTGCTCGACCAGCTCCGGAAAATCATCGGGGTCGATACTCCGGCCAACTACGCCGAGGAGCGCCAGGGCGATATCAAGCATTCGTTTGCTTCGATCGACAAGCTGAAAGCGTTCGGTTATAAACCGACCGTGGATTTCGCCGAAGGCCTCAAGAAAACGGTTGCGTGGTTCAAAACTCAATCGGTTACGGATCCGGCAGGGAAACCTGCCTGA
- a CDS encoding right-handed parallel beta-helix repeat-containing protein, translated as MRIHTTLVVFLAFVATASLTAATLTVERGSDLQSVINYAQDGDTLLLGTKVFEAKPSPLVDSTCGNCLDPRTEVIATYGFIVENKSLVLIGKDREGTVLVTNAGYGLFINNSPTTEIRNLTITGGLRDHDGNATDGALVVRRSQVCIREVNIIDNDHRHEDSSVVVGIGGIVGREGANLMIDHCRLVNNSWDGLALYRGATAIVTDCLIKDGRGAGIGVTWDATCLAYRNEVTGYWKGIGAFGTSWVAARNNLVHDNLGWGIIATGQSYMDIANNVVHHNGNCGIAPWSTECRGRIVNNIVTDNGWRKEWVCPCVGVWNYGDWAKWQFSNNIVFGNKEGEYRDIWDQKGFNGNLGNDPMFAGENDYRLQPGSPGINAGDSTIYNPDGTRSHIGLYGGPQAWHVPDIEN; from the coding sequence ATGAGAATCCATACCACCCTTGTTGTCTTTCTTGCGTTCGTGGCGACAGCATCGCTCACGGCGGCCACTCTGACGGTCGAACGCGGTTCCGACCTTCAGTCCGTTATCAACTATGCCCAGGACGGCGATACTCTGCTGCTCGGGACCAAGGTTTTCGAGGCTAAACCATCACCGTTGGTCGATTCCACCTGCGGCAATTGTCTCGATCCACGGACCGAGGTAATCGCTACGTATGGCTTTATCGTTGAGAATAAGTCGCTTGTACTGATAGGCAAAGATCGGGAGGGTACGGTTCTGGTCACCAACGCCGGTTACGGCCTGTTCATAAACAACTCCCCTACGACAGAAATCCGGAATCTGACTATCACCGGGGGTCTTCGCGATCACGACGGCAACGCCACCGACGGTGCGCTGGTAGTGCGGCGCTCGCAGGTTTGTATCCGCGAGGTCAACATCATTGACAACGACCATCGCCACGAGGATTCATCGGTAGTGGTGGGGATCGGCGGTATCGTGGGGCGCGAGGGGGCTAACTTGATGATCGATCATTGTCGTCTGGTCAATAATAGTTGGGATGGTCTCGCCCTTTATCGCGGCGCGACGGCGATTGTCACCGACTGCCTGATCAAGGATGGTCGCGGCGCCGGAATCGGCGTTACCTGGGATGCTACCTGTCTCGCCTATCGCAACGAGGTGACCGGTTATTGGAAAGGGATAGGTGCGTTCGGCACTTCCTGGGTCGCTGCCCGCAACAATCTCGTCCACGACAACCTTGGCTGGGGCATTATCGCTACCGGCCAGTCATATATGGATATTGCCAACAATGTCGTTCATCATAACGGCAACTGCGGTATCGCTCCCTGGTCGACCGAATGCCGCGGCCGTATCGTCAATAATATCGTTACCGACAACGGCTGGCGTAAAGAATGGGTCTGCCCCTGTGTCGGAGTATGGAATTATGGCGACTGGGCCAAATGGCAGTTCTCCAACAACATCGTTTTCGGCAACAAGGAGGGTGAATACCGCGATATCTGGGATCAAAAGGGTTTCAACGGCAACCTCGGTAATGATCCCATGTTTGCCGGAGAGAACGATTATCGCCTTCAACCCGGATCACCGGGCATCAATGCCGGTGACTCCACCATCTACAATCCCGACGGCACCCGCTCGCATATCGGTCTTTACGGCGGTCCTCAGGCCTGGCACGTGCCGGACATTGAGAATTGA
- a CDS encoding response regulator, whose translation MVILLVAEPTGVWCDLRDKLDAAGHIILQTPNCSLARKELDRRVEIDLVIVDAGEFGRRGMDFIKWIKGNPRYQPIPVIMAGTSFDEGTLSHYIELGVNDIILLPVQAATLDAKLAKARATGKRTVLVVDDEPVIVEVLKEFLELERYRVLTAGDAESALELLEEEMVDVVVSDIMLPGMQGTELLIEVKRKYNPMPVILITGCSKQAAPRRAIETGADGYFAKPFHNKDLAFTLRKVLLQYDNRRRSASVAPPSVPS comes from the coding sequence ATGGTGATCCTTTTGGTAGCGGAACCGACCGGCGTTTGGTGCGACTTGCGAGATAAGCTCGACGCCGCTGGACACATTATTCTACAAACACCGAACTGCAGCCTGGCCCGTAAGGAGCTGGATCGACGAGTCGAGATTGATCTGGTCATTGTCGATGCCGGCGAATTCGGTCGGCGCGGCATGGACTTCATCAAATGGATCAAGGGTAATCCTCGCTATCAACCCATCCCCGTAATCATGGCCGGGACATCGTTCGATGAAGGAACACTCAGTCATTATATCGAGCTGGGGGTGAATGACATCATCCTGCTTCCGGTGCAGGCGGCGACACTCGACGCCAAACTGGCCAAGGCTCGCGCCACCGGCAAGAGAACGGTTTTAGTCGTCGACGACGAACCGGTTATTGTCGAAGTGCTTAAAGAGTTCCTCGAGTTGGAACGTTACCGGGTTCTCACCGCCGGAGACGCCGAAAGCGCCCTGGAATTGCTGGAAGAGGAAATGGTCGATGTCGTGGTGTCGGATATCATGTTGCCCGGCATGCAGGGAACCGAGTTGTTGATCGAGGTGAAACGCAAGTACAATCCGATGCCGGTAATTCTGATCACGGGTTGCTCCAAACAGGCCGCACCGCGACGAGCGATAGAAACCGGCGCTGATGGATATTTCGCCAAGCCGTTTCATAACAAGGACCTCGCTTTCACCCTGCGAAAGGTTCTTTTACAATACGACAACCGTCGCCGCTCGGCATCGGTGGCTCCCCCATCCGTTCCATCCTGA
- a CDS encoding DUF6125 family protein, with protein sequence MSMDQIKSLSREKLEGMLEDFAKNWLAHDGLWFQAVERHHGLEEAIELDTEAWERFTVIEAKRIMKRHDIAENSGLEGLKKALGYRLYGVLNEQEIRHETDNSFEFFMIDCRVQSARRRKQMALFPCKSVGLVEYGKFAETIDPRIKTECIGCPPDENAGKEFYCGWRFTI encoded by the coding sequence ATGAGCATGGATCAAATAAAGAGTCTTAGTCGTGAAAAATTAGAGGGAATGCTTGAGGATTTTGCCAAGAATTGGCTGGCTCATGACGGCTTATGGTTTCAGGCAGTCGAACGCCACCACGGCCTGGAAGAAGCTATCGAGCTGGACACTGAAGCCTGGGAGCGGTTTACCGTCATTGAGGCCAAAAGGATCATGAAACGCCACGACATCGCTGAGAACAGCGGCCTGGAGGGACTCAAGAAGGCGCTCGGATATCGGCTGTACGGGGTGTTGAATGAACAGGAAATCCGTCACGAGACTGATAATTCGTTCGAGTTTTTCATGATTGACTGTCGCGTGCAGTCGGCCCGTCGGCGCAAACAGATGGCGCTTTTTCCCTGTAAATCAGTAGGTCTGGTGGAATACGGCAAATTCGCGGAAACAATCGACCCGCGTATTAAAACGGAGTGCATTGGTTGTCCTCCGGATGAAAACGCCGGAAAAGAATTTTACTGCGGCTGGCGTTTTACGATATAG
- a CDS encoding S8/S53 family peptidase produces the protein MAKITVSTIISLLILAGSLMAGNIGPDLQSQLATADQNELISVWIRPVLATPKAEMLSVAASDNTTRVGRFQAMRRELERNHSISQTPVMERLQTLKTQGKVGQIKGHWLVNIVETELTREEIEQLASDPNIETIYAAPSISLIEPEEPQVAPSMSTDASTVTNNLIAINADLAWAQGYTGAGRLVCSFDTGVDGDHPALSSSWRGNDGNYAAAWFFPRTDALATPTTIPDCGKSDCNPTHGTHTMGLMVGHDDATGDTVGVAPDAEWISAAVIDIAGVSIIDAFEWAANPDGDFNTVSDVPDVINHSWGVAGIGCENIFYDMIDYTESLGIVNIFSAGNDGAGNTYESIRNPANRAIDSIDCFAVGAVDILTSPLEIWYKSSRGPSDCNGAVKPNVVAPGYLVLSSIPGDRYATLSGTSMAAPQVSGLVALLRQKNPDASVAEIKTAILTSCNQDVSGSPSFPNYDYGWGMIDCLAALSKISSSHTAPSLRVYSFPHDPISPGDTVVGKVVLENLGSRAYDVSINITGSDPSLTVLHGNSYIGTINAGDTVSALNEFRIVVSDTVTIGTLLSLPLTITGISYSETVNLFFQVTPASERWFVTHDVGRIDFSISNYGAMGLAYGSLYPAGGAGFSFDGSDNELYQCGLVIGNGATTVSDGLLNTSGDLDSDFGLVPDGSIGMAEPGANSDQESHCRFDDSRATHPLGVLVEQYSYAWGDYPNDDFIILRYIITNTNKLTTVGGIYVGLFTDWDVVLYNKNSGGWDSTGEFLWTAYKPYDVYSDFRATTVLQGGTATAMTETGDLVSFGDGFTELEKYNSLKNSFVSANTYKTTTNDLIQMIAAQPLNLAPGQSDTVAFAIMAADDLNGMYDVATRARAAYDQIPTDVDDPNDGVLPGSFTLSQNYPNPFNPTTLISFEMAKAGDYELTVYNIAGQVVKQFDGTARIGKVEIEFDGSDLASGVYLYKLTTDTFSASRKMMLLK, from the coding sequence ATGGCAAAAATAACCGTTTCTACGATAATCAGTCTTTTAATACTGGCCGGTTCTTTGATGGCCGGAAACATTGGCCCGGATCTTCAGTCCCAACTGGCGACGGCCGATCAGAATGAGCTCATAAGTGTCTGGATTCGCCCGGTATTGGCGACTCCGAAAGCTGAGATGCTGTCTGTTGCCGCCTCCGATAACACCACTCGCGTCGGTCGTTTTCAGGCCATGCGCCGTGAACTCGAACGCAACCACAGTATCTCACAGACTCCGGTAATGGAACGTCTGCAGACGCTTAAAACACAAGGCAAGGTAGGGCAGATTAAAGGGCACTGGCTGGTCAATATCGTGGAGACGGAGCTAACTCGCGAAGAAATCGAGCAATTGGCTTCCGATCCGAACATCGAAACAATCTATGCCGCTCCCAGCATCAGTCTCATTGAACCGGAAGAGCCTCAGGTTGCCCCATCGATGTCTACTGATGCCTCCACGGTAACCAACAATCTGATCGCCATTAACGCCGACCTTGCCTGGGCACAGGGATATACCGGTGCGGGACGACTGGTTTGTTCGTTCGACACCGGTGTCGACGGTGATCATCCGGCTCTGAGTTCATCCTGGCGCGGCAACGACGGCAACTATGCCGCGGCCTGGTTTTTTCCCCGGACTGACGCCCTGGCTACTCCGACAACCATACCTGACTGCGGCAAGTCCGATTGCAACCCTACGCACGGTACTCATACGATGGGCTTGATGGTTGGTCACGACGATGCTACCGGCGACACTGTCGGCGTAGCTCCGGATGCCGAATGGATTTCCGCTGCGGTTATTGATATCGCCGGTGTCTCAATTATTGACGCTTTTGAATGGGCCGCCAATCCGGACGGTGATTTTAATACCGTTTCCGATGTTCCTGATGTGATCAACCACAGTTGGGGGGTAGCGGGTATCGGCTGTGAGAATATCTTCTACGATATGATCGACTACACCGAAAGTCTCGGTATCGTCAATATCTTCTCGGCCGGAAACGACGGCGCCGGGAACACTTACGAAAGTATACGGAATCCTGCCAACCGCGCTATCGACTCCATAGATTGCTTTGCCGTCGGTGCCGTTGATATCCTGACCAGCCCGCTGGAAATCTGGTACAAATCATCACGCGGGCCGTCCGATTGCAACGGGGCCGTCAAACCCAATGTGGTTGCGCCGGGGTATTTGGTTCTTTCCTCTATCCCGGGGGACCGTTATGCCACCTTGAGCGGCACCTCCATGGCCGCTCCGCAGGTTTCCGGACTGGTAGCGTTGCTGCGGCAGAAAAATCCGGATGCCTCGGTAGCCGAGATCAAGACCGCCATTCTGACTTCCTGCAATCAGGATGTTAGCGGCAGCCCCTCTTTCCCGAACTACGACTACGGCTGGGGCATGATCGACTGTCTCGCCGCACTCTCGAAAATATCTTCGTCGCACACCGCTCCGAGTCTGCGTGTTTATTCATTTCCCCATGATCCGATCAGTCCCGGCGACACTGTCGTCGGTAAGGTGGTTCTGGAGAACCTTGGATCGAGGGCGTACGATGTTTCGATCAACATCACCGGCAGTGATCCCTCGCTGACCGTATTGCACGGCAATTCGTACATCGGCACGATCAACGCGGGCGATACAGTGAGCGCCTTGAACGAGTTCCGTATCGTGGTTTCCGATACCGTCACGATCGGCACTCTTTTATCGCTGCCGTTGACCATCACCGGTATCAGCTACAGCGAGACCGTCAATCTGTTCTTCCAGGTCACTCCAGCCAGTGAGCGCTGGTTCGTGACACACGATGTCGGCCGGATCGATTTCTCGATCTCAAACTACGGTGCGATGGGACTTGCCTACGGCTCTTTGTATCCGGCAGGTGGCGCTGGTTTCTCTTTTGACGGCTCGGACAACGAGTTGTATCAATGCGGTTTGGTAATCGGCAATGGCGCTACGACAGTGTCGGATGGTCTCCTCAACACCTCCGGTGATCTGGATTCCGATTTCGGTCTCGTACCGGACGGCAGTATTGGTATGGCCGAACCGGGAGCTAACTCCGACCAGGAATCTCACTGTCGCTTCGATGATTCAAGAGCAACCCATCCGCTGGGTGTACTGGTCGAGCAATACAGCTATGCCTGGGGCGACTATCCCAATGACGACTTCATCATTCTACGTTATATCATCACCAATACCAATAAGCTTACAACCGTCGGCGGCATCTATGTCGGTCTGTTTACCGACTGGGATGTCGTCTTGTATAACAAAAACAGCGGCGGCTGGGATTCCACCGGCGAGTTCCTCTGGACCGCTTATAAACCGTACGATGTTTATTCGGACTTCCGCGCCACAACCGTTCTTCAGGGTGGGACCGCTACGGCGATGACGGAGACCGGTGATTTGGTCTCTTTTGGTGATGGTTTCACCGAATTGGAAAAATACAACTCCCTAAAAAACAGCTTTGTTTCAGCTAATACCTACAAAACCACAACCAACGATCTGATACAGATGATCGCGGCGCAGCCATTGAACCTTGCTCCGGGTCAGTCCGACACGGTGGCCTTCGCCATCATGGCAGCCGACGACCTCAACGGTATGTACGATGTCGCCACCCGCGCCCGTGCCGCCTATGATCAGATTCCGACCGATGTGGACGATCCCAACGATGGAGTTTTGCCGGGCAGTTTCACCCTGTCGCAGAACTATCCGAATCCGTTCAATCCGACGACGTTGATATCGTTTGAAATGGCCAAAGCAGGGGACTATGAGCTGACCGTTTATAACATTGCCGGCCAGGTGGTCAAGCAGTTCGACGGCACCGCTCGAATAGGTAAAGTTGAGATCGAGTTCGACGGCTCCGATCTGGCTTCCGGTGTGTACCTTTACAAACTGACAACCGACACCTTCAGCGCCAGTCGTAAGATGATGCTGTTAAAATAG
- a CDS encoding 6-phosphofructokinase, which yields MANVKKTKGVIGILTGGGDVPGLNPAIRAVTIRALREGYQVIGIRRGWAGTIDIVRDKKADNSHCIQVLTEEIVNKAGRTGGTFLHSSRTHPGHVPKSRIPDHLKDKYTDELNDMTPEVIKNLDFLGIDYLIPIGGDDTLSYGVHLFREGVKVVAIPKTMDNDVPGTDYCIGFSTCVTRTIQMTHSLRTSAGSHERILVLEVFGRYAGFTAMLPTMAGAANRCVIPEYKFDIGLLTDLLCADRRNNPSKYSVVLVSEGAIFEGSEMIFQDQTTDAYGHKKLGGIGDLVSAEIKELSPKYNCGRPVNLITQKLGYLVRGGDPDAIDSIVPMAYGNLALDLLLSGVHGRLVVLKNGRYDNVPIEVVTSSKKFVNVERHYNTERLRPHYKSFEMQPLFIMTSEK from the coding sequence GTGGCTAACGTCAAGAAGACAAAAGGTGTGATCGGGATTTTAACCGGCGGTGGTGATGTCCCCGGTTTGAATCCTGCTATTCGGGCGGTGACGATCAGAGCACTGCGCGAGGGATACCAGGTAATTGGGATTCGTCGTGGTTGGGCCGGCACGATCGATATTGTTCGAGATAAAAAGGCCGACAACAGCCATTGCATCCAGGTGCTGACCGAGGAAATCGTCAATAAAGCCGGTCGAACCGGCGGGACTTTTCTGCATTCATCGCGGACCCATCCCGGCCATGTACCGAAATCACGGATTCCGGATCATCTCAAGGACAAATACACGGATGAGTTAAACGACATGACCCCCGAGGTGATCAAGAATCTGGATTTTCTCGGTATCGACTATTTAATCCCTATCGGCGGCGATGATACGCTCAGTTACGGTGTTCATCTTTTCCGGGAAGGTGTCAAGGTGGTGGCAATACCGAAAACCATGGACAACGATGTCCCCGGCACCGATTATTGCATCGGCTTTTCCACCTGCGTGACACGTACGATCCAGATGACCCACAGCCTGCGTACCTCGGCCGGTTCTCATGAGCGGATTCTGGTGTTGGAAGTTTTCGGCCGTTATGCCGGTTTCACGGCAATGTTGCCGACCATGGCCGGCGCCGCCAACCGCTGTGTAATTCCGGAATACAAGTTCGACATTGGACTCCTGACCGACCTGCTCTGTGCCGATCGACGCAACAATCCGAGCAAGTATTCGGTGGTGCTGGTTAGCGAAGGCGCCATCTTCGAGGGCTCGGAGATGATTTTCCAGGATCAGACTACCGATGCCTACGGTCATAAAAAATTGGGCGGTATCGGAGATTTGGTATCCGCTGAAATCAAGGAATTGTCACCCAAGTATAACTGTGGCCGACCGGTCAATCTCATCACTCAGAAACTGGGATATCTGGTGCGCGGCGGTGATCCGGACGCAATCGACTCGATCGTTCCAATGGCCTACGGCAACCTGGCTCTGGATCTGCTGTTATCCGGTGTTCACGGGCGACTGGTGGTACTCAAGAACGGTCGTTACGACAATGTCCCGATTGAAGTCGTAACCAGTTCGAAGAAGTTCGTCAATGTCGAGCGTCATTATAACACCGAGCGACTTCGCCCGCATTATAAGAGCTTTGAAATGCAGCCGCTGTTTATCATGACTTCAGAAAAATAG